From a region of the Alnus glutinosa chromosome 1, dhAlnGlut1.1, whole genome shotgun sequence genome:
- the LOC133864429 gene encoding histidine kinase 3 isoform X2, giving the protein MSLLIVVGFGLKVGHLLLLCYWIVSVISMNWFISSGIMDGKTGLLSGSGKMWLRCWEKISGNSCYIQHHYSQYFGSKRVPKEWWRKLLITWVFGWTIVSLWIFWYLSSQATEKRKESLASMCDERARMLQDQFNVSMNHIQAMSIMISIFHHGKNPSAIDQRTFARYTERTAFERPLTSGVAYAVRVLHSEREQFEKQQGWTIKRMDTLEQYPVHEDDYAPEASEPSPIQKEYAPVIFAQDTISHVVSLDMLSGKANRENVLSARASGKGVLTAPFKLLKTNRLGVILTFAVYKTDLPSNATPNERIQATDGYLGGVFDIESLVEKLLQQLASKQTILVNVYDTTNHSHPISMYGSNVSDDGLQHVSALNFGDPFRKHEMRCRFKQKPPWPWLAITTSIGILVIALLVGYIFHATVNRIAKVEDDCQKMTELKKQAEAADVAKSQFLATVSHEIRTPMNGVLGMLDMLMDTDLDVTQQDYVRTAQDSGKALVSLINEVLDQAKIESGRLELEAELFDLRAILDDVLSLFSGKSPGKGVELAVYISDRVPEMLIGDAGRFRQIITNLMGNSIKFTEKGHIFVTVHLVEEVIGSIEVETESSSKNTLSGFPVADRQHSWEGFRTFCQEGSTCPLSSSSSDLINLIVSVEDTGVGIPIEAQSRVFTPFMQVGPSISRTHGGTGIGLSISKCLVGLMKGEIGFVSIPKIGSTFTFTAVFTNGSSHPNEYKSLPINNQSKSTSSEFQGMKALVVDPRPVRAKVSRYHIQRLGIRVEVVPDLNQGFANISSGNTVKMVLVEQEVWDRDPVKKIDSIPPNLFLLANPIGSSRTSDATSGDYYTPPVIMKPLRASMLSASLQRAMGVGNKGNPRNGELPGFSLRNLLLGRKILIVDDNNVNLRVAAGALKKYGADVVCAESGKKAISLLKPPHHFDACFMDIQMPEIDGFEATRRIRDMEHSINNLIQRGEIPVEAPQNISNWHVPILAMTADVIQATHEESLKCGMDGYVSKPFEAQQLYQEVSRFFQSASNGNI; this is encoded by the exons ATGAGTTTGCTTATCGTAGTTGGGTTTGGTCTAAAGGTGGGGCATCTGCTTTTGCTATGTTACTGGATTGTGTCTGTAATTTCCATGAACTGGTTCATTAGTAGTGGAATTATGGACGGCAAAACTGGTTTGCTCAGTGGTAGTGGCAAGATGTGGCTCAGATGTTGGGAGAAGATCTCAGGCAACAGTTGTTACATCCAACATCACTACTCCCAGTATTTTGGGTCCAAGAGAGTTCCGAAGGAATGGTGGAGGAAACTTTTGATTACATGGGTATTTGGTTGGACCATAGTGTCTCTGTGGATCTTCTGGTACTTGAGCTCACAAGCTACTGAGAAGAGGAAAGAGAGCCTTGCAAGTATGTGTGATGAGAGGGCTAGGATGTTGCAGGATCAGTTTAATGTGAGCATGAATCATATTCAAGCCATGTCCATTATGATCTCAATCTTCCATCATGGCAAGAACCCATCTGCTATTGATCAG AGGACTTTTGCGAGGTATACGGAAAGAACTGCTTTTGAGAGGCCCCTTACAAGTGGTGTGGCATATGCCGTAAGGGTGCTCCACTCTGAAAGGGAACAATTCGAGAAGCAACAAGGCTGGACTATTAAGAGGATGGATACCCTGGAACAATACCCAGTTCATGAGGATGACTATGCTCCAGAAGCCTCAGAACCATCACCAATTCAGAAAGAATATGCTCCTGTCATCTTTGCACAGGATACCATTTCTCATGTGGTTTCACTGGATATGCTGTCGGGGAAGGCAA ATCGCGAAAATGTGTTGAGTGCAAGAGCATCAGGAAAGGGAGTTCTAACTGCTCCTTTCAAGCTGCTGAAAACAAACCGTCTTGGAGTTATATTGACATTTGCCGTCTACAAGACAGATCTTCCCTCAAATGCTACCCCAAATGAGAGGATTCAAGCAACTGATGG GTATCTTGGTGGAGTCTTTGATATTGAGTCACTTGTGGAGAAGTTGCTTCAACAGCTTGCTAGTAAACAGACCATCCTCGTGAATGTGTATGACACTACTAATCACTCACATCCAATCAGCATGTATGGTTCAAATGTATCAGATGATGGTTTGCAGCATGTTAGTGCCCTTAATTTTGGAGATCCCTTCAGGAAGCATGAGATGCGTTGCAG ATTCAAACAAAAACCACCATGGCCATGGTTAGCAATAACAACGTCAATTGGCATCCTTGTGATTGCATTACTTGTTGGATATATATTTCATGCAACTGTGAATCGAATTGCCAAAGTGGAGGATGATTGCCAGAAGATGACGGAGCTCAAAAAACAAGCCGAGGCAGCTGATGTTGCCAAATCCCAG TTCCTCGCTACTGTCTCCCATGAGATCAGAACCCCAATGAATGGTGTTCTTG GAATGTTGGATATGCTCATGGACACAGATCTAGATGTGACTCAACAAGATTATGTCAGAACTGCACAGGACAGTGGAAAAGCTCTAGTCTCACTCATAAATGAGGTTTTAGACCAGGCAAAGATTGAATCTGGTAGGCTTGAGCTTGAGGCAGAGCTGTTTGATCTGCGAGCAATTTTGGATGATGTTCTGTCACTCTTTTCTGGAAAGTCCCCGGGAAAAGGAGTAGAG CTGGCAGTTTATATCTCAGATCGGGTTCCTGAGATGCTAATTGGTGATGCTGGAAGGTTTCGCCAAATCATTACCAATCTCATGGGTAACTCCATCAAA TTCACAGAGAAGGGACACATATTTGTCACTGTTCATCTTGTTGAGGAGGTGATCGGCTCAATAGAAGTTGAGACAGAATCATCATCAAAAAACACCTTAAGTGGATTTCCTGTTGCAGATAGACAGCATAGCTGGGAAGGATTTAGGACATTCTGTCAAGAGGGATCCACTTGTCCTCTCTCATCATCTTCCTCTGACCTTATCAACCTAATTGTATCTGTTGAGGATACAGGAGTAGGAATCCCTATAGAAGCACAATCTCGTGTTTTCACTCCTTTTATGCAGGTGGGTCCATCCATCTCCCGAACACATGGGGGCACAGGTATTGGCCTAAGCATAAGCAAGTGTTTAGTTGGCCTTATGAAGGGGGAGATTGGTTTTGTGAGCATACCAAAGATCGGTTCCACCTTTACATTTACTGCTGTCTTTACCAATGGCAGCTCCCATCCAAATGAATATAAAAGCCTACCAATCAACAACCAATCCAAGTCTACATCCTCCGAATTTCAGGGCATGAAAGCATTAGTTGTAGACCCCAGACCTGTCCGGGCCAAGGTATCAAGATATCATATCCAACGGCTTGGAATTCGTGTTGAAGTAGTTCCTGATTTGAATCAAGGTTTTGCTAACATAAGCAGCGGCAACACAGTCAAAATGGTCCTTGTCGAACAGGAGGTTTGGGATAGGGATCCTGTCAAGAAAATTGATAGTATTCCTCCCAACTTGTTCCTTCTGGCTAATCCTATCGGTTCATCCAGAACAAGCGATGCAACTTCAGGTGATTATTATACCCCACCTGTCATCATGAAGCCCCTGAGAGCAAGCATGCTTTCTGCCTCATTACAGCGAGCCATGGGTGTTGGGAACAAGGGCAATCCCCGCAATGGGGAGCTCCCCGGTTTTTCTCTTCGCAATCTTCTTCTTGGGAGAAAAATTCTTATTGTAGATGACAATAATGTGAATCTCAGAGTAGCTGCTGGTGCTTTGAAAAAGTACGGAGCTGACGTGGTCTGTGCAGAAAGTGGGAAAAAGGCTATCTCACTGCTTAAACCACCTCACCATTTTGATGCCTGTTTCATGGATATCCAAATGCCTGAAATAGATGG GTTTGAAGCTACAAGAAGAATTAGGGACATGGAACACAGTATCAATAATCTTATTCAACGTGGAGAAATACCTGTGGAAGCGCCGCAAAACATTTCAAACTGGCATGTGCCAATTTTGGCCATGACGGCAGATGTAATCCAGGCTACACATGAGGAATCCCTAAAATGTGGAATGGATGGATATGTTTCAAAACCATTTGAAGCCCAACAACTTTATCAGGAGGTTTCACGCTTTTTCCAATCAGCTTCAAATGGGAATATATAG
- the LOC133864429 gene encoding histidine kinase 3 isoform X1 has translation MSLLIVVGFGLKVGHLLLLCYWIVSVISMNWFISSGIMDGKTGLLSGSGKMWLRCWEKISGNSCYIQHHYSQYFGSKRVPKEWWRKLLITWVFGWTIVSLWIFWYLSSQATEKRKESLASMCDERARMLQDQFNVSMNHIQAMSIMISIFHHGKNPSAIDQRTFARYTERTAFERPLTSGVAYAVRVLHSEREQFEKQQGWTIKRMDTLEQYPVHEDDYAPEASEPSPIQKEYAPVIFAQDTISHVVSLDMLSGKEDRENVLSARASGKGVLTAPFKLLKTNRLGVILTFAVYKTDLPSNATPNERIQATDGYLGGVFDIESLVEKLLQQLASKQTILVNVYDTTNHSHPISMYGSNVSDDGLQHVSALNFGDPFRKHEMRCRFKQKPPWPWLAITTSIGILVIALLVGYIFHATVNRIAKVEDDCQKMTELKKQAEAADVAKSQFLATVSHEIRTPMNGVLGMLDMLMDTDLDVTQQDYVRTAQDSGKALVSLINEVLDQAKIESGRLELEAELFDLRAILDDVLSLFSGKSPGKGVELAVYISDRVPEMLIGDAGRFRQIITNLMGNSIKFTEKGHIFVTVHLVEEVIGSIEVETESSSKNTLSGFPVADRQHSWEGFRTFCQEGSTCPLSSSSSDLINLIVSVEDTGVGIPIEAQSRVFTPFMQVGPSISRTHGGTGIGLSISKCLVGLMKGEIGFVSIPKIGSTFTFTAVFTNGSSHPNEYKSLPINNQSKSTSSEFQGMKALVVDPRPVRAKVSRYHIQRLGIRVEVVPDLNQGFANISSGNTVKMVLVEQEVWDRDPVKKIDSIPPNLFLLANPIGSSRTSDATSGDYYTPPVIMKPLRASMLSASLQRAMGVGNKGNPRNGELPGFSLRNLLLGRKILIVDDNNVNLRVAAGALKKYGADVVCAESGKKAISLLKPPHHFDACFMDIQMPEIDGFEATRRIRDMEHSINNLIQRGEIPVEAPQNISNWHVPILAMTADVIQATHEESLKCGMDGYVSKPFEAQQLYQEVSRFFQSASNGNI, from the exons ATGAGTTTGCTTATCGTAGTTGGGTTTGGTCTAAAGGTGGGGCATCTGCTTTTGCTATGTTACTGGATTGTGTCTGTAATTTCCATGAACTGGTTCATTAGTAGTGGAATTATGGACGGCAAAACTGGTTTGCTCAGTGGTAGTGGCAAGATGTGGCTCAGATGTTGGGAGAAGATCTCAGGCAACAGTTGTTACATCCAACATCACTACTCCCAGTATTTTGGGTCCAAGAGAGTTCCGAAGGAATGGTGGAGGAAACTTTTGATTACATGGGTATTTGGTTGGACCATAGTGTCTCTGTGGATCTTCTGGTACTTGAGCTCACAAGCTACTGAGAAGAGGAAAGAGAGCCTTGCAAGTATGTGTGATGAGAGGGCTAGGATGTTGCAGGATCAGTTTAATGTGAGCATGAATCATATTCAAGCCATGTCCATTATGATCTCAATCTTCCATCATGGCAAGAACCCATCTGCTATTGATCAG AGGACTTTTGCGAGGTATACGGAAAGAACTGCTTTTGAGAGGCCCCTTACAAGTGGTGTGGCATATGCCGTAAGGGTGCTCCACTCTGAAAGGGAACAATTCGAGAAGCAACAAGGCTGGACTATTAAGAGGATGGATACCCTGGAACAATACCCAGTTCATGAGGATGACTATGCTCCAGAAGCCTCAGAACCATCACCAATTCAGAAAGAATATGCTCCTGTCATCTTTGCACAGGATACCATTTCTCATGTGGTTTCACTGGATATGCTGTCGGGGAAG GAAGATCGCGAAAATGTGTTGAGTGCAAGAGCATCAGGAAAGGGAGTTCTAACTGCTCCTTTCAAGCTGCTGAAAACAAACCGTCTTGGAGTTATATTGACATTTGCCGTCTACAAGACAGATCTTCCCTCAAATGCTACCCCAAATGAGAGGATTCAAGCAACTGATGG GTATCTTGGTGGAGTCTTTGATATTGAGTCACTTGTGGAGAAGTTGCTTCAACAGCTTGCTAGTAAACAGACCATCCTCGTGAATGTGTATGACACTACTAATCACTCACATCCAATCAGCATGTATGGTTCAAATGTATCAGATGATGGTTTGCAGCATGTTAGTGCCCTTAATTTTGGAGATCCCTTCAGGAAGCATGAGATGCGTTGCAG ATTCAAACAAAAACCACCATGGCCATGGTTAGCAATAACAACGTCAATTGGCATCCTTGTGATTGCATTACTTGTTGGATATATATTTCATGCAACTGTGAATCGAATTGCCAAAGTGGAGGATGATTGCCAGAAGATGACGGAGCTCAAAAAACAAGCCGAGGCAGCTGATGTTGCCAAATCCCAG TTCCTCGCTACTGTCTCCCATGAGATCAGAACCCCAATGAATGGTGTTCTTG GAATGTTGGATATGCTCATGGACACAGATCTAGATGTGACTCAACAAGATTATGTCAGAACTGCACAGGACAGTGGAAAAGCTCTAGTCTCACTCATAAATGAGGTTTTAGACCAGGCAAAGATTGAATCTGGTAGGCTTGAGCTTGAGGCAGAGCTGTTTGATCTGCGAGCAATTTTGGATGATGTTCTGTCACTCTTTTCTGGAAAGTCCCCGGGAAAAGGAGTAGAG CTGGCAGTTTATATCTCAGATCGGGTTCCTGAGATGCTAATTGGTGATGCTGGAAGGTTTCGCCAAATCATTACCAATCTCATGGGTAACTCCATCAAA TTCACAGAGAAGGGACACATATTTGTCACTGTTCATCTTGTTGAGGAGGTGATCGGCTCAATAGAAGTTGAGACAGAATCATCATCAAAAAACACCTTAAGTGGATTTCCTGTTGCAGATAGACAGCATAGCTGGGAAGGATTTAGGACATTCTGTCAAGAGGGATCCACTTGTCCTCTCTCATCATCTTCCTCTGACCTTATCAACCTAATTGTATCTGTTGAGGATACAGGAGTAGGAATCCCTATAGAAGCACAATCTCGTGTTTTCACTCCTTTTATGCAGGTGGGTCCATCCATCTCCCGAACACATGGGGGCACAGGTATTGGCCTAAGCATAAGCAAGTGTTTAGTTGGCCTTATGAAGGGGGAGATTGGTTTTGTGAGCATACCAAAGATCGGTTCCACCTTTACATTTACTGCTGTCTTTACCAATGGCAGCTCCCATCCAAATGAATATAAAAGCCTACCAATCAACAACCAATCCAAGTCTACATCCTCCGAATTTCAGGGCATGAAAGCATTAGTTGTAGACCCCAGACCTGTCCGGGCCAAGGTATCAAGATATCATATCCAACGGCTTGGAATTCGTGTTGAAGTAGTTCCTGATTTGAATCAAGGTTTTGCTAACATAAGCAGCGGCAACACAGTCAAAATGGTCCTTGTCGAACAGGAGGTTTGGGATAGGGATCCTGTCAAGAAAATTGATAGTATTCCTCCCAACTTGTTCCTTCTGGCTAATCCTATCGGTTCATCCAGAACAAGCGATGCAACTTCAGGTGATTATTATACCCCACCTGTCATCATGAAGCCCCTGAGAGCAAGCATGCTTTCTGCCTCATTACAGCGAGCCATGGGTGTTGGGAACAAGGGCAATCCCCGCAATGGGGAGCTCCCCGGTTTTTCTCTTCGCAATCTTCTTCTTGGGAGAAAAATTCTTATTGTAGATGACAATAATGTGAATCTCAGAGTAGCTGCTGGTGCTTTGAAAAAGTACGGAGCTGACGTGGTCTGTGCAGAAAGTGGGAAAAAGGCTATCTCACTGCTTAAACCACCTCACCATTTTGATGCCTGTTTCATGGATATCCAAATGCCTGAAATAGATGG GTTTGAAGCTACAAGAAGAATTAGGGACATGGAACACAGTATCAATAATCTTATTCAACGTGGAGAAATACCTGTGGAAGCGCCGCAAAACATTTCAAACTGGCATGTGCCAATTTTGGCCATGACGGCAGATGTAATCCAGGCTACACATGAGGAATCCCTAAAATGTGGAATGGATGGATATGTTTCAAAACCATTTGAAGCCCAACAACTTTATCAGGAGGTTTCACGCTTTTTCCAATCAGCTTCAAATGGGAATATATAG